Within Corallococcus exiguus, the genomic segment CCTTGTGGTCCACCACCTCCGCGCGCACGCCCGCCTTCCGGGCGCGCTCCAGCGCGAACGCCGTGGGCACGTTGGACAGCACGCACGCCACCTCGGCCGGGTAGTCCGCCTGTCCGGCCGCGTCGAGCAGCGCCTGCAGGTTGCTCCCGCCGCCGCTGACGAGCACCCCCAGCCGCGCCCGCCGCGCGCTCATGGGTCGATGACCGCCGTGGCCTCGCCCTGGCCTGCTTCCACCCGGCCCACCTCGGTGGCCTCCACGCCCCGGGCGTGCAGCACCTCCAGCGCCTTCGCCACGTCCTCCTTCGCCACCACGACGATGAGGCCCAGGCCCATGTTGAACGTGCTGAACATCTCGTCGCGCGCCACGCCGCCCGTCTTCGCGATGAGGTCGAAGATGGCCGGCTTCTTCCACGTGGACTCGCTCAGCACCGCGCGCGTCCCGTCCGGCAGGCACCGGGGCAGGTTGCCCGGGATGCCGCTGCCGGTGATGTGCGCCATGCCCTTCACCTTCACGGCCTGGCACAGCGCGAGCGCGTCCTTCACATAGATGCGCGTGGGCTCCAGCAGCGCGTCACCCAGCGGCCGGTCCAGCCCCTGCGGCGTCATGTCCAGGGGCAGCTTCGCGTCGTCCAGCAGCACCTTGCGCGCCAGCGAGTAGCCGTTGCTGTGCAGCCCCGACGACGTGAGCCCGATGAGCGCGTCCCCCGGCTTCACCGTCTTGCCGTCGATGATGGCGGACCGCTCCACCACGCCCACGCAGAAGCCCGCGACGTCGTACTCGCCCCGCGCGTAGAAGCCCGGCATCTCCGCCGTCTCCCCGCCCAGGAGCGCGCACCCCGCCTGCTCGCACCCCAGCGCGATGCCCTTGACCACCTCCGCCGCGGCGTCCACCTCCAGCTTCCCCGTGGCGAAGTAATCCAGGAAGAAGAGCGGCTCCGCGCCACAGGTGAGGATGTCGTTCACCGACATGGCGACCAGGTCGATACCCACCGTGTCGTGGCGCCCCGCCAGGAAGGCCACCTTCAGCTTGGTGCCCACCCCGTCGGTGCCCGCCACCAGCACCGGCGCCTGGTACTTGCCGGGCGGCAGTGCGAACAGGCCGCCGAACCCACCCACCCCGCCCAGGACTTCAGGGCGCGTGGTGCGCGCGGCATGGGGCTTGATCTTCTCGACGAACGCGTCGCCGGCCTCGATGTCTACTCCGGACTGCTTGTAGGTCGTTCCCACGGGCCGGCCTTGTACCCCTCCCGGGGGCCCCTGTCTCGGGCCTCGGATGGGACGTGTCGGGTTTGCGGCGGCTCGCTGCCCTGGGGCGCCCGCACGATATCGGTCTGGGATATTTGACCGGTGGGGTGGGGGCTGATTGACTCGCGGGCCAGATGGGCGCCGAGGAAACCCTCTTTCAACGTTTTGGCAAGGAGTTCCCCAAGGGCACCGAGCTCTTCCGCGAGGGAGAGATCGGCAAGGAGATGTTCGTCATCCAGTCCGGGAAGATCGCCATCTCCAAGCGCGTACGCGACGTGGAGAAGGTGCTCGCGGTCCTGGGGCCGGGCGAATTCTTCGGGGAGATGGCCATCATCTCCAACAAGCCCCGGAACGCCTCCGCCGTGGTGCATGACGACGCGAAGCTGCTCGTCATCGATCCCAAGACCTTCGAGGCGATGATCCGCGGCAACGCGGAGATCGCCGTGCGGATGATCAAGAAGCTGGCCGAGCGCCTCTCCGAGGCGGACGCCCAGATTGAAAACCTGCTCCACGGCGACCCCGCCAGCCGCGTCGTCCATCAAATCCTCCAGGCCTGCCAGACGCGCGGCCGGCCGCTGGAGGAGGGCGTGGAGGTGGACTTCGCCGTCCGGGAGATGCCCCGGCAGATTGGCGTGGGCGAGCCCGCCGTGCGCAGCATGCTGGAGCGCCTGGAGCGCGCGGGCCTCATCGAGCGGAGCGGCGACAGGATCACCGTGTACGACACGGCCCGGCTGCATGACTTCCTCAACTACCTCGAGATGAAGTGGAAGTTCGGAGACCTCTAGCGTGAAG encodes:
- the purM gene encoding phosphoribosylformylglycinamidine cyclo-ligase, producing the protein MGTTYKQSGVDIEAGDAFVEKIKPHAARTTRPEVLGGVGGFGGLFALPPGKYQAPVLVAGTDGVGTKLKVAFLAGRHDTVGIDLVAMSVNDILTCGAEPLFFLDYFATGKLEVDAAAEVVKGIALGCEQAGCALLGGETAEMPGFYARGEYDVAGFCVGVVERSAIIDGKTVKPGDALIGLTSSGLHSNGYSLARKVLLDDAKLPLDMTPQGLDRPLGDALLEPTRIYVKDALALCQAVKVKGMAHITGSGIPGNLPRCLPDGTRAVLSESTWKKPAIFDLIAKTGGVARDEMFSTFNMGLGLIVVVAKEDVAKALEVLHARGVEATEVGRVEAGQGEATAVIDP
- a CDS encoding Crp/Fnr family transcriptional regulator — its product is MGAEETLFQRFGKEFPKGTELFREGEIGKEMFVIQSGKIAISKRVRDVEKVLAVLGPGEFFGEMAIISNKPRNASAVVHDDAKLLVIDPKTFEAMIRGNAEIAVRMIKKLAERLSEADAQIENLLHGDPASRVVHQILQACQTRGRPLEEGVEVDFAVREMPRQIGVGEPAVRSMLERLERAGLIERSGDRITVYDTARLHDFLNYLEMKWKFGDL